One genomic region from Glaciimonas sp. PAMC28666 encodes:
- the zapD gene encoding cell division protein ZapD: MIVYEYPFNERIRTLLRLEDLHEKFVFFVSQESPLQHHVALSTIFEMLEVAGRADLKMDLLQELERQRQTLLGFRSNPNVLPEMLDAVLDELDQTSEALKGMQGKTGQHIRENEWLMSIRGRTIIPGGACEFDLPSYYAWQQHPAEKRYSDILSWFAPLAPLFDAIGIVLRLLRETGHPVKISADNGSYQQMLQGKSYQMLRITIDEQLGAIPEISANKYMLWIRYTSQGGDLKPKAFEGEVPFELTLCNF, encoded by the coding sequence TTGATCGTTTACGAATATCCTTTCAACGAGCGCATTCGTACGTTGCTGCGACTGGAAGACTTGCACGAAAAATTCGTTTTTTTCGTGAGTCAGGAAAGCCCATTGCAACACCACGTTGCGCTATCCACCATCTTCGAGATGCTGGAAGTTGCCGGGCGCGCCGATCTCAAAATGGATCTTTTGCAAGAGCTTGAGCGCCAGCGACAAACTTTGCTAGGCTTCAGATCGAATCCAAACGTCCTTCCCGAGATGCTGGACGCCGTGCTGGACGAACTGGATCAAACCAGTGAAGCACTGAAGGGAATGCAGGGCAAAACCGGCCAGCATATCCGTGAAAACGAGTGGCTCATGAGCATCCGTGGTCGCACCATTATTCCCGGCGGTGCGTGTGAGTTCGATTTGCCATCCTACTACGCCTGGCAACAGCACCCTGCAGAAAAGCGCTATTCTGACATCCTTAGCTGGTTCGCCCCGCTTGCCCCATTATTTGACGCGATCGGCATTGTATTGCGATTACTGCGAGAAACCGGCCATCCGGTCAAGATCAGCGCCGACAATGGCAGTTACCAGCAAATGTTACAAGGCAAGTCCTATCAGATGTTGCGCATAACGATCGACGAGCAACTCGGTGCGATTCCTGAGATATCGGCGAACAAATACATGCTGTGGATACGCTATACCTCACAAGGCGGCGACCTCAAACCCAAGGCATTCGAAGGCGAAGTGCCGTTCGAACTGACACTCTGCAATTTTTGA
- a CDS encoding DNA gyrase inhibitor YacG has product MAIVDCPTCGSKVEWTATNKFRPFCSERCKQIDLGAWAEEKYTIPAVNPPDDIDDDNKLAQ; this is encoded by the coding sequence ATGGCTATTGTCGATTGTCCTACCTGCGGTTCCAAAGTTGAATGGACTGCAACCAACAAATTTCGACCTTTTTGCTCTGAACGTTGCAAGCAAATCGATCTGGGCGCCTGGGCCGAAGAAAAATACACGATACCAGCGGTCAATCCGCCGGATGACATTGATGACGACAATAAGCTGGCGCAATAG
- a CDS encoding NUDIX domain-containing protein — MTTANPPINVAVGILMRPNGDVLLGQRPEGKPYAGYWEFPGGKVESGETIFAALQREFMEELGVEILSAEPWCGVQYQYPHANVRLHFYVSKDWRGEPQSLEDQAFAWQGSVAVSPLLEATIPLIAWLEELRRVI; from the coding sequence ATGACGACCGCCAATCCTCCGATCAATGTCGCGGTAGGCATTCTGATGCGCCCCAACGGAGACGTCTTGTTGGGCCAGCGACCAGAGGGGAAGCCTTACGCTGGCTACTGGGAGTTTCCGGGTGGGAAAGTGGAGAGTGGAGAAACCATCTTTGCGGCCTTGCAGCGCGAGTTCATGGAGGAGTTAGGGGTCGAAATTCTTTCGGCCGAGCCTTGGTGTGGCGTGCAATATCAGTATCCCCACGCCAATGTGCGTCTGCATTTTTACGTCAGTAAAGATTGGCGCGGCGAGCCTCAAAGCCTCGAAGATCAGGCCTTTGCGTGGCAGGGTAGCGTCGCAGTGTCACCGTTGCTTGAGGCGACGATCCCTTTGATCGCATGGCTGGAGGAATTGCGGCGGGTTATTTAA
- a CDS encoding ATP-binding protein, with product MTQLDQFLLRAEAVLARLEAILPNPNAAPDWRAAIAFRWRRRSGNQGGGYLQAVRHMSNIGLSDLHNITPQKTQIDQNTRQFVEGKPANNVLLTGARGTGKSSLIKACLNQYAGQGLRLIEVDKDDLADLPDIVDLVAGRAERFIVFCDDLSFEEGESGYKALKVALDGSIAAQSDNVLIYATSNRRHLLPEKMSDNTSYKTTEDGDLHPGETVEEKISLSERFGLWVTFYPFKQDDYLDIVAHWLGHFGCNAEQIAEAHGDALRWALQRGSRSGRIAWQFAKDHAGRMTP from the coding sequence ATGACGCAACTAGACCAGTTCCTCCTCCGCGCCGAAGCGGTGCTCGCACGTCTTGAGGCAATCTTGCCGAATCCGAACGCCGCACCCGACTGGCGGGCGGCGATTGCCTTTCGCTGGCGCAGACGGTCAGGCAATCAGGGCGGCGGTTACTTGCAGGCAGTCCGCCATATGTCTAACATCGGGTTGTCTGATCTGCATAACATTACGCCACAAAAGACCCAGATCGATCAAAACACGCGCCAGTTTGTGGAAGGCAAACCTGCTAACAACGTGCTGCTCACCGGTGCCCGGGGAACCGGGAAGTCTTCGCTTATCAAGGCGTGCCTGAATCAGTACGCAGGGCAGGGTTTGCGGTTAATCGAAGTTGATAAGGACGATCTCGCGGATTTGCCTGATATCGTTGATCTGGTCGCTGGCCGCGCCGAACGTTTTATCGTTTTTTGTGATGATCTATCATTCGAAGAGGGCGAAAGCGGTTATAAAGCACTCAAGGTCGCGCTGGATGGCAGCATCGCGGCGCAATCCGATAATGTGCTGATTTATGCCACATCGAATCGGCGCCATCTGTTGCCGGAAAAAATGTCTGATAACACTTCCTACAAAACGACCGAAGATGGCGATTTACACCCCGGCGAAACCGTTGAAGAGAAAATTTCGCTCTCCGAACGTTTTGGATTATGGGTGACGTTCTATCCATTTAAACAGGACGATTATCTGGACATCGTGGCTCACTGGCTCGGACATTTCGGATGCAACGCCGAACAGATCGCCGAAGCGCACGGGGATGCTTTGCGTTGGGCCTTGCAGCGCGGGTCGCGTTCAGGGCGGATAGCGTGGCAATTTGCTAAGGATCATGCCGGGCGAATGACGCCGTGA